One Microbacterium sp. W4I20 DNA window includes the following coding sequences:
- a CDS encoding flavodoxin family protein yields the protein MNAPLTAIAVSCTLKPSPAESSSDLLASQLLAALAAHGVTGDVVRVVDHVVSPGVEKDMGGDDEWPSLRRRILDADILVFVTPTWMGQHSSVAQRVLERLDAELSETDARGRLTLLDKVAIAGIVGNEDGAHHIAAILFQSLDDVGYTIPSQSSVYWNGEAMHTTDYKDLDEIPEEVASATKTAARNAAHLARVLRDREYPVE from the coding sequence ATGAACGCTCCGCTGACCGCGATCGCCGTCTCCTGCACCCTGAAGCCCTCCCCCGCCGAATCGAGCTCCGACCTTCTCGCGTCGCAGCTGCTCGCCGCTCTCGCGGCTCACGGCGTGACCGGAGACGTGGTGCGCGTGGTCGACCACGTCGTCAGCCCGGGCGTCGAGAAGGACATGGGCGGGGACGACGAATGGCCGAGTCTGCGGCGTCGGATCCTGGATGCCGACATCCTGGTCTTCGTCACGCCGACCTGGATGGGCCAGCACTCGAGTGTCGCGCAGCGGGTGCTCGAACGTCTCGACGCCGAGCTCAGCGAGACGGACGCCCGTGGCCGACTGACGCTGCTCGACAAGGTGGCCATCGCGGGCATCGTGGGTAACGAGGACGGTGCGCACCACATCGCGGCAATTCTGTTCCAGTCCCTCGACGACGTCGGATACACGATCCCCTCGCAGTCCTCGGTCTACTGGAACGGCGAGGCGATGCACACGACCGACTACAAGGATCTCGACGAGATCCCTGAAGAAGTCGCCTCCGCGACGAAGACCGCGGCCCGCAACGCCGCTCATCTCGCGCGCGTCCTGCGGGACCGCGAATACCCCGTCGAGTAG
- a CDS encoding triacylglycerol lipase, translated as MRLKRLAGAVVLLAVAAMLVAIPAQAKTLDCSANFSFDRDWSAYEGKNVALVVHGWTGTPMRETASLLASELPASEWVVDTFSYENANGDWPGEDSQVAECLRATLLQYAGATERTGPSIYLVTHSMGGIVARVALNRGKDPQLDDLVGGVITIDTPHRGSPWGGSDVATLAQFIKANSAGDGLPADLCLALHHPGPYPPACDSPPAVSTEIPILQVAGSATLVRTFFHIKVEKYDLNSDGVVWMDSQAGYRNSVDSPQPPAEQASSSVVRCEVLWKDTLGNGVGGELAGFSPSALEAMRLGTADIVKHPLALQTLYGVMMEAPCGHTKMTTNLEAITRVSAQLMEWAKSNVDGWRISADGIGALEVGKTTWDEVSALPGFEGDASYWGEVGCVTGGWFGVGVSQDGLGVLVAGPEASPGAIDVVSLGSYFRTGKAADIPVSTSEGIQLGTSEADVIRLHPEAKAVTHPLSEAITDYQVEDGNGRAIVFGVENAVVTYITVGNVPEVYAIEGCA; from the coding sequence ATGAGGCTCAAGCGTTTGGCCGGCGCCGTGGTGTTGCTCGCCGTGGCTGCCATGCTCGTCGCGATTCCCGCACAAGCGAAAACTCTCGATTGCTCGGCGAACTTCTCCTTCGATAGGGACTGGAGTGCGTACGAGGGGAAGAACGTCGCGCTGGTCGTCCACGGCTGGACCGGCACCCCGATGCGGGAAACTGCGAGCCTCCTAGCGAGTGAGCTGCCTGCCTCGGAGTGGGTCGTGGACACCTTCTCCTACGAGAACGCGAACGGCGACTGGCCGGGCGAGGACTCGCAGGTCGCGGAGTGCCTACGAGCGACCCTCCTGCAGTATGCCGGCGCCACTGAACGCACCGGACCTTCGATCTACCTCGTGACTCATTCGATGGGCGGAATCGTGGCCCGCGTCGCGCTCAACCGTGGCAAGGATCCTCAGCTCGATGATCTCGTGGGCGGGGTCATCACCATCGACACCCCGCATCGCGGTTCTCCGTGGGGCGGATCAGACGTCGCAACGCTGGCTCAGTTCATCAAAGCCAACAGCGCGGGCGACGGGCTGCCCGCTGATCTGTGTCTCGCCCTTCATCACCCCGGCCCCTACCCGCCGGCGTGCGACTCCCCTCCGGCTGTGTCGACAGAGATTCCGATTCTTCAGGTCGCTGGCAGCGCGACTCTCGTCCGGACGTTCTTTCACATCAAGGTCGAGAAGTACGACCTGAACAGCGACGGCGTGGTCTGGATGGATTCCCAGGCGGGATATCGTAACTCCGTCGACAGCCCGCAGCCGCCTGCTGAGCAAGCATCGTCCTCCGTCGTTCGTTGCGAAGTCCTGTGGAAGGACACCCTCGGAAACGGGGTGGGGGGTGAGCTCGCGGGGTTCTCGCCCAGCGCCCTCGAAGCAATGCGGCTCGGGACGGCCGACATTGTGAAGCACCCACTCGCACTCCAGACCCTTTACGGGGTCATGATGGAGGCCCCGTGCGGGCACACCAAGATGACCACAAATCTGGAAGCCATCACCCGCGTGTCAGCGCAGCTGATGGAGTGGGCGAAGTCGAATGTCGACGGATGGCGCATCAGTGCTGACGGCATCGGGGCGCTCGAGGTCGGCAAGACCACGTGGGACGAAGTGTCTGCACTTCCCGGGTTCGAAGGGGACGCCAGCTACTGGGGTGAAGTCGGCTGCGTGACGGGAGGATGGTTCGGTGTGGGGGTGTCGCAGGATGGACTCGGGGTCCTCGTTGCTGGGCCCGAGGCTTCTCCTGGCGCGATTGACGTGGTGTCGCTCGGCTCCTACTTCCGCACGGGGAAGGCCGCCGACATCCCCGTATCCACCTCCGAGGGCATCCAGCTCGGAACGTCCGAAGCCGATGTCATACGCCTGCACCCCGAAGCTAAGGCCGTGACTCACCCTCTGAGCGAGGCAATCACCGACTACCAAGTCGAGGACGGGAACGGGCGGGCAATCGTCTTCGGAGTGGAGAACGCGGTCGTGACCTACATCACCGTCGGAAACGTCCCGGAGGTCTACGCCATCGAAGGCTGCGCCTAG
- a CDS encoding GNAT family N-acetyltransferase, with product MAFLASPAPVTLTGELVELRPLEPAHVDGLIDAVEEGDLWKTAWYTSVPAPDGVAAEVARRIALIDKGEMVPFTAFDATGRILGLTSYYDIVADVPRLHIGYTWNRPSAHGTGTNAESKLLLLRHAFETLGVFRVGLTTQWVNFQSRTAIERLGAKQDGVMRAMSRYRNGALRDSVEYSIIEPEWPAVKANLESRLERRR from the coding sequence ATGGCCTTTCTCGCGTCGCCCGCTCCCGTCACGCTCACCGGCGAGCTCGTCGAGCTCCGACCGCTCGAACCCGCCCACGTCGATGGGCTCATCGACGCCGTCGAGGAGGGCGACCTGTGGAAGACCGCGTGGTACACCTCGGTCCCCGCGCCCGACGGCGTCGCCGCCGAGGTCGCACGTCGCATCGCCCTGATCGACAAGGGCGAGATGGTGCCGTTCACGGCGTTCGATGCGACCGGCCGAATCCTCGGGCTGACCTCGTACTACGACATCGTCGCCGACGTGCCGAGACTGCACATCGGCTACACCTGGAACCGCCCGTCGGCGCACGGCACCGGGACGAATGCGGAATCGAAGCTGCTGCTGCTCCGGCACGCCTTCGAGACTCTTGGCGTCTTCCGCGTCGGTCTCACCACGCAGTGGGTGAACTTCCAATCCCGCACGGCGATCGAGCGGCTCGGGGCGAAGCAGGACGGCGTGATGCGTGCGATGAGCCGCTACCGCAACGGCGCGCTGCGCGACAGCGTGGAGTACTCGATCATCGAGCCGGAGTGGCCGGCCGTCAAGGCGAACCTGGAGTCGCGATTGGAACGGCGGCGCTGA
- a CDS encoding S8 family peptidase: protein MFTDTPRRRVAPRGLAATAAVLTCLTLALTPTFAGATTDSPDAPEIVGAGSAAAVEGEYLVVLKPQAGIGAADDIASALSDAVGGEILDVFNTVIDGYSAKLSEDQALAIAADARVDHVEQAQRVYAIGEQTNPPSWGTDRVDQRDLPLDRSFKYPDSAGAGVNVYIVDTGIRLTHSEFAGRLRPGFDAQTPGGDASDCNGHGTHVAGTAVGSTYGIAKKATVYPVRVLDCRGSALSTTLLSGIEWVAENAQKPATVNYSVGCRTACSIPSIDAAVKNVVAKGITWVSAAGNSNDNACRYSPQLVPETITVGNTTRTDGKATTSSWGSCLDVWAPGSDILSSWFTGDTASASATGTSMASPQVAGATALYLGENPSATPAQVHAAIVDNSTPGKVTGLDAASPNRLLYTGFLNGTTTPTPTSVDLAAIGNKTGTVGQPVTVAASATGGTAPYTFTATGLPAGLAINASTGAISGTPTAAATSTVTVTVRDAGTPVTSDTATFTLTVTGGGTNPNPNPSTCTGTTASSGTLAVRAQATSAAFTRAAGAVEVCLDGPTGADFDVYLQRNYSFLGWMTVAQGVSNGPDEKFTYNAAAGSYRIVVKSDSGSGAYTATVK, encoded by the coding sequence TTGTTCACTGACACCCCCAGGCGCAGAGTCGCGCCGAGAGGACTCGCCGCGACGGCGGCGGTCCTCACCTGTCTCACGCTCGCCCTGACGCCGACGTTCGCCGGAGCGACGACCGATTCCCCGGATGCTCCCGAGATCGTCGGTGCCGGCTCCGCTGCGGCGGTCGAAGGCGAATACCTCGTCGTCCTCAAGCCGCAGGCGGGCATCGGCGCCGCCGACGACATCGCGTCCGCCCTTTCCGACGCGGTGGGCGGCGAGATCCTCGACGTCTTCAACACCGTCATCGACGGGTACTCGGCCAAACTCAGCGAGGATCAGGCCCTCGCGATCGCCGCCGATGCCAGGGTCGACCACGTCGAACAGGCGCAGCGCGTGTACGCGATCGGCGAGCAGACGAACCCGCCCAGCTGGGGCACGGATCGCGTCGACCAGCGCGACCTGCCACTGGACCGCAGCTTCAAGTACCCCGACTCCGCGGGCGCAGGCGTCAACGTGTACATCGTCGACACCGGCATCCGCCTCACCCACTCGGAGTTCGCCGGCCGCCTGCGCCCCGGCTTCGACGCGCAGACGCCGGGCGGTGACGCCAGCGACTGCAACGGACACGGCACGCACGTCGCCGGAACCGCGGTCGGGTCGACCTACGGCATTGCCAAGAAGGCCACGGTGTACCCGGTACGCGTGCTCGACTGCAGGGGCAGCGCGCTGAGCACGACCCTTCTCTCGGGCATCGAGTGGGTCGCCGAGAACGCCCAGAAGCCGGCGACGGTCAATTACAGCGTGGGATGCCGCACCGCGTGCTCGATCCCGTCGATCGACGCCGCCGTCAAGAACGTCGTCGCGAAGGGGATCACCTGGGTGTCGGCCGCCGGTAACAGCAACGACAACGCCTGCCGGTACAGCCCGCAACTCGTCCCCGAGACGATCACGGTCGGCAACACGACGCGCACCGATGGCAAGGCCACCACGAGCAGCTGGGGCAGCTGCCTCGACGTGTGGGCTCCCGGCTCCGACATACTGTCGTCGTGGTTCACCGGTGACACCGCTTCGGCGTCAGCGACGGGAACGTCGATGGCCTCACCTCAGGTGGCCGGCGCGACCGCGCTGTACCTCGGCGAGAACCCGTCGGCAACACCGGCGCAGGTGCACGCGGCGATCGTCGACAACTCCACCCCGGGCAAGGTGACGGGGCTCGACGCCGCGTCGCCGAACCGCCTGCTGTACACGGGCTTCCTCAACGGCACCACCACGCCCACGCCGACCTCGGTCGACCTCGCTGCGATCGGCAACAAGACCGGCACCGTCGGACAGCCCGTCACCGTGGCGGCCAGTGCGACGGGCGGAACGGCGCCGTACACCTTCACGGCGACCGGCCTGCCGGCGGGCCTTGCGATCAACGCCTCCACCGGCGCGATCTCGGGCACCCCGACGGCGGCGGCCACCTCGACGGTCACCGTGACGGTCCGTGACGCGGGTACCCCGGTCACCTCCGACACCGCGACCTTCACCCTGACGGTCACGGGCGGCGGCACGAACCCGAACCCGAACCCGAGCACCTGCACGGGTACCACGGCCAGCAGCGGCACGCTCGCCGTCAGGGCACAGGCCACTTCGGCGGCCTTCACCCGGGCCGCCGGCGCGGTCGAGGTGTGCCTCGACGGTCCGACCGGCGCCGACTTCGACGTCTACCTGCAGAGGAACTACTCCTTCCTCGGCTGGATGACCGTGGCGCAGGGCGTATCGAACGGACCGGATGAGAAGTTCACGTACAACGCGGCGGCCGGTTCGTACCGGATCGTCGTCAAGTCCGACTCCGGCTCGGGAGCGTACACCGCGACCGTGAAGTAG
- a CDS encoding ImmA/IrrE family metallo-endopeptidase has translation MMHPLLRLAEEHGVRVVERFGPTRGGFEPSSRTIRLNPGMSARTTRSVLAHELGHAVLGHLPTDDARIRAQQERQADEWAACRLITPRAYAEAEEARGPHLASLAFELDVTIELVLAYQRRLRRTGETLLRSTAA, from the coding sequence ATGATGCACCCGCTCCTCCGCCTCGCAGAGGAGCACGGCGTGCGCGTCGTGGAGCGCTTCGGACCGACCCGCGGCGGCTTTGAACCGTCCTCCCGCACCATCCGCCTCAACCCCGGCATGAGCGCTCGGACCACGCGCAGTGTGCTCGCCCACGAACTCGGCCATGCCGTGCTCGGCCATCTCCCGACAGACGATGCGCGGATCAGGGCACAGCAGGAACGACAGGCCGACGAGTGGGCGGCGTGCCGGCTGATCACGCCTCGCGCCTACGCCGAGGCAGAGGAGGCCCGGGGGCCGCATCTGGCGAGTCTCGCGTTCGAGCTCGACGTCACCATCGAACTCGTGCTCGCGTATCAGCGTCGCCTCCGCAGGACCGGGGAGACGCTGCTCCGGTCCACCGCCGCGTGA
- a CDS encoding DUF1852 domain-containing protein: MAHEFTFRITTTRFDENYSPSADSRITTNFANLARGEHRQENLRNALTMIDRRFNDLAEWDNPNRDRYTLELEIVSVAVQFAAEGEDQDFPLLEVLDIQIVDRLTGRRSHGIVGNNFSSYVRDFDFSVRLPAATEAAGGFTVPDDFGDLHGKLFQHFLDSETYRDRFTLSPVICISVSTSKTYRRTENHHPILGVEYEQKDPSLTDEYFGKMGLTARYFMPRGSVAPLAFYFRGDLLGDYTNLQLIGTISTMETFQKIYRPEIYNANSAAASVYRPTLDQQDYSVTKIAYDRDERSRLATEQGRFAHQHLMKPHGDLLEQWAAGSLVPVG; the protein is encoded by the coding sequence ATGGCGCACGAATTCACCTTCCGCATCACGACCACGCGGTTCGACGAGAATTACTCGCCGTCGGCCGACTCCCGGATCACCACGAACTTCGCCAACCTCGCGCGGGGTGAGCACCGGCAGGAGAACCTCCGCAACGCCCTGACGATGATCGACCGACGGTTCAACGACCTGGCGGAGTGGGACAACCCGAACCGGGACCGCTACACGCTCGAGCTCGAGATCGTCTCCGTCGCGGTGCAGTTCGCTGCGGAAGGTGAGGACCAGGACTTCCCCCTGCTCGAGGTCCTCGACATCCAGATCGTCGACCGGCTCACCGGACGGCGCAGCCACGGGATCGTGGGGAACAACTTCTCGTCGTACGTCCGCGACTTCGACTTCAGCGTGCGGCTGCCGGCAGCCACCGAAGCAGCCGGCGGGTTCACCGTTCCCGACGACTTCGGCGATCTGCACGGCAAGCTCTTCCAGCACTTCCTCGACTCGGAGACGTACCGGGATCGCTTCACGCTGTCGCCCGTGATCTGCATCAGCGTCTCGACGAGCAAGACCTACCGTCGCACCGAGAACCACCACCCGATCCTCGGCGTCGAGTACGAGCAGAAGGATCCCTCGCTGACCGACGAGTACTTCGGGAAGATGGGGCTGACTGCTCGGTACTTCATGCCGCGCGGCAGCGTCGCGCCGCTGGCCTTCTACTTCCGCGGCGATCTGCTCGGCGACTACACGAACCTGCAGCTCATCGGCACGATCAGCACGATGGAGACGTTCCAGAAGATCTATCGTCCGGAGATCTACAACGCCAACTCGGCCGCCGCGAGCGTCTATCGGCCGACTCTCGACCAGCAGGACTACTCGGTGACGAAGATCGCCTACGACCGCGACGAACGCAGCCGGCTCGCGACCGAGCAGGGCAGGTTCGCGCACCAACACCTCATGAAGCCGCACGGCGACCTCCTCGAGCAGTGGGCCGCCGGCTCACTCGTTCCTGTCGGATGA
- a CDS encoding LysR family transcriptional regulator: MVKRSSGITLQQLTYYIEVAAEGSISAAADLLYVAQPTMSAAMKELESRVGRDLLIRSARGVTLTADGVEFLGYARQVVEQVALLEQRYLGRPPSRRLLGVSTQHYSFAVDALVRMVKATSAAEYEFSLRETRTWDIIEDVRTLRSELGILYRNDFNRNVIDKLLRDSGLSFRPLFVAEPHIFISRKNPLASRSRVTLADLADVPRLTFDQGANNSFYFAEEILSTLSSAREIRVSDRATIFNLMIGLDGYTISTGIISDDLDPEIVAIPLDADERIEIGWIGHSAIPLTEQAQRYLAELRAVVAGFGVTLLG, from the coding sequence ATGGTCAAGCGATCGAGCGGCATCACCTTGCAACAGCTCACCTATTACATCGAGGTCGCTGCGGAAGGATCGATCAGCGCGGCGGCCGATCTGCTCTACGTCGCGCAGCCCACGATGTCGGCGGCGATGAAGGAACTCGAGAGCCGGGTGGGGCGCGACCTCCTGATCCGCTCCGCCCGCGGGGTGACGCTCACTGCCGATGGCGTGGAGTTCCTGGGGTACGCCAGGCAGGTCGTGGAGCAGGTCGCCCTGCTCGAGCAGCGCTATCTCGGCCGGCCGCCGTCGCGACGCCTGCTCGGGGTGTCGACCCAGCACTACTCGTTCGCGGTCGACGCACTGGTGCGCATGGTGAAGGCGACGTCGGCGGCCGAGTACGAGTTCTCGCTGCGGGAGACCCGCACGTGGGACATCATCGAGGATGTCCGCACGCTCCGCAGCGAGCTGGGGATCCTCTACCGCAACGACTTCAACCGGAACGTCATCGACAAGCTGCTGCGGGACTCCGGGCTCTCGTTCCGGCCGCTCTTCGTCGCCGAGCCGCACATCTTCATCTCCCGCAAGAACCCGCTCGCCTCACGGAGCCGCGTGACCCTGGCCGACCTCGCCGACGTGCCGCGGCTCACCTTCGACCAAGGCGCGAACAACTCCTTCTACTTCGCCGAGGAGATCCTCTCCACCCTGTCGAGCGCCAGGGAGATCCGTGTCTCCGACCGCGCGACGATCTTCAACCTCATGATCGGGCTCGACGGATACACCATCTCGACCGGCATCATCAGCGACGACCTCGATCCCGAGATCGTCGCCATCCCGCTCGACGCCGACGAACGCATCGAGATCGGCTGGATCGGTCACTCCGCAATCCCCCTCACCGAGCAGGCGCAGCGTTACCTGGCCGAGCTGCGAGCGGTGGTTGCAGGGTTCGGTGTGACGTTGCTGGGGTGA
- a CDS encoding threonine/serine exporter ThrE family protein, with the protein MQVDVTYNSITVSFHLSGEAWPETLVRVVRVAAPDHAKLQRMQALVSDIRGGMDLASARTAFRVIRRMPFRYQQSVVVVARALLAVGVSILLGASPIIVGLTFIAALCAAITQAALARLRVPLFFSQIAGGFVTTVVAVAVSALGAAGIEPFVGIRPSIIVASGIVLMLAGLTVVGAAQDAIDGFALTAGGRILDLTMQTLGVVIGILVGLELGTVLGFTMELPVDPAPFGPLPGVFAGAAIIAVAVAVFNGAGSGIILVSALLSAITIGGYTLASALNLHPAAASALGALLASFIGVLIAHNLHVPSVAVTTAAIVPLVPGVAVFQGLLEMVHSGGGAADVIDAGSSLSYAAVIGVGLASGASLGLYLGTPVRATVEGVTRARSRARR; encoded by the coding sequence GTGCAGGTCGACGTCACCTACAACTCGATCACGGTCTCGTTCCACCTCAGCGGCGAGGCCTGGCCGGAGACGCTCGTCCGGGTGGTGCGCGTCGCCGCGCCGGACCACGCCAAGCTCCAGCGCATGCAGGCCCTCGTCTCCGACATCCGAGGGGGCATGGATCTCGCGTCGGCACGCACGGCATTCCGAGTGATCCGCCGGATGCCGTTCCGCTATCAGCAGTCGGTGGTCGTCGTCGCGCGCGCTCTGCTCGCCGTCGGCGTCAGCATCCTCCTCGGAGCCTCACCGATCATCGTGGGGCTGACCTTCATCGCCGCTCTCTGCGCGGCGATCACCCAGGCCGCGCTCGCCCGACTGCGGGTCCCGCTGTTCTTCAGCCAGATCGCCGGCGGGTTCGTCACGACGGTCGTCGCGGTGGCGGTGTCGGCGCTCGGGGCCGCGGGGATCGAACCGTTCGTCGGCATCCGTCCGTCGATCATCGTCGCCTCCGGCATCGTGCTGATGCTCGCCGGTCTCACCGTGGTCGGGGCGGCGCAGGACGCGATCGACGGGTTCGCCCTCACCGCAGGCGGCCGCATCCTCGATCTCACGATGCAGACGCTGGGCGTCGTCATCGGCATCCTCGTCGGGCTCGAGCTGGGCACGGTGCTCGGGTTCACGATGGAGCTGCCGGTCGACCCGGCGCCGTTCGGTCCGCTGCCCGGCGTGTTCGCTGGAGCGGCCATCATCGCCGTGGCCGTGGCCGTGTTCAACGGTGCCGGAAGCGGGATCATCCTGGTGAGTGCGCTGCTCAGCGCGATCACGATCGGCGGCTACACACTCGCCTCGGCGCTGAACCTGCATCCGGCGGCGGCGAGCGCACTCGGCGCACTCCTCGCGAGCTTCATCGGCGTACTGATCGCGCACAACCTGCACGTTCCGTCGGTGGCCGTGACGACGGCTGCCATCGTGCCGCTCGTGCCGGGTGTCGCGGTGTTCCAGGGGCTGCTCGAGATGGTGCACAGCGGTGGCGGCGCCGCCGACGTGATCGATGCGGGGAGTTCCCTCAGCTACGCCGCGGTGATCGGAGTCGGACTCGCCTCGGGCGCATCGCTGGGCCTGTACCTCGGCACCCCCGTGCGCGCGACAGTCGAGGGTGTCACCCGCGCCCGGTCACGCGCGCGGCGCTGA
- a CDS encoding helix-turn-helix transcriptional regulator, protein MRSKEGHLVASAVEGELQRVERSVAWLAEHTGIDPAALSSMLQEREDFTMVDLANIAAALDVPVAALTPSRQP, encoded by the coding sequence ATGAGGTCGAAAGAAGGTCATTTGGTGGCCTCGGCCGTCGAAGGAGAGCTGCAGCGGGTGGAACGCTCGGTCGCGTGGCTGGCGGAACACACCGGCATCGATCCGGCCGCGCTGTCGTCGATGCTGCAGGAGCGCGAGGACTTCACCATGGTGGATCTCGCGAATATCGCCGCCGCCCTGGACGTGCCCGTCGCCGCACTGACGCCGAGCAGGCAGCCCTAA
- a CDS encoding ABC transporter permease — protein sequence MLNALAIIALLAAGFGIVNTLFMSVQERTREVGLMKAMGMGSGRILSLFSLEAAFIGFLGSAVGVVIAILVGSVVSSALSGGLLTSLPGLTLIAFDPVSIALIILAAMGIAFLAGTLPAARAARADPVTSLRYE from the coding sequence GTGCTCAACGCCCTCGCGATCATCGCGCTGCTGGCGGCAGGCTTCGGCATCGTCAACACGCTATTCATGTCAGTGCAGGAGCGCACCCGAGAGGTCGGGCTCATGAAGGCCATGGGAATGGGGAGCGGCCGGATCCTCTCACTGTTCAGCCTCGAGGCGGCCTTCATCGGCTTCCTCGGCAGTGCCGTCGGCGTGGTCATCGCGATCCTGGTCGGCAGCGTGGTCAGCTCCGCGCTCTCGGGCGGACTTCTCACAAGCCTGCCAGGCCTCACGCTGATCGCCTTCGATCCGGTCTCCATCGCGCTGATCATCCTGGCCGCTATGGGCATCGCATTCCTCGCTGGGACTCTTCCCGCGGCCCGTGCCGCACGCGCCGACCCGGTGACCTCACTCCGCTACGAATGA
- a CDS encoding methionine synthase: protein MNTLLPTSLVGSLPKPSWLAPPETLWSPWKLEGDALVEGTQDALRIAVHEQQHAGIDIISDGEQTRQHFVTTFIEHLSGVDFDQRETVRIRDRYDASVPTVVGAVSRDTPVFVEDAKFLRQQTDQPIKWALPGPMTMIDTLYDRHYQSREKLAWEFATILNQEARELEAAGVDIIQFDEPAFNVFFDDVQDWGVAALERAAEGLRAETVVHICYGYGIKANTDWKATLGAEWRQYEKSFPLLQRSSIDTVSLESHHSHVPLELIELIRGKKVMLGAIDVASHAIETPEEVADTLRNALRFVDADKLIPSTNCGMAPLPRDVSRQKLRALSAGAALLREELGGTAS, encoded by the coding sequence ATGAACACGCTCCTCCCCACCTCCCTCGTCGGCAGCCTGCCGAAGCCGTCCTGGCTCGCCCCGCCCGAAACCCTCTGGTCCCCGTGGAAGCTCGAGGGCGACGCCCTGGTCGAGGGCACGCAGGATGCGCTGCGCATCGCCGTCCACGAGCAGCAGCACGCGGGCATCGACATCATCAGCGACGGCGAGCAGACCCGCCAGCACTTCGTCACGACGTTCATCGAGCACCTGTCCGGCGTCGACTTCGACCAGCGGGAAACCGTCCGGATCCGCGATCGATACGACGCCAGCGTGCCGACCGTCGTCGGTGCTGTGAGCCGCGACACACCCGTGTTCGTCGAAGACGCGAAGTTCCTCCGCCAGCAGACCGATCAGCCGATCAAATGGGCCCTGCCCGGCCCGATGACGATGATCGACACCCTCTACGATCGCCACTACCAGAGCCGCGAGAAGCTGGCGTGGGAGTTCGCGACGATCCTCAACCAGGAGGCGAGGGAACTCGAGGCGGCCGGGGTCGACATCATCCAGTTCGACGAGCCGGCCTTCAACGTGTTCTTCGACGATGTGCAGGACTGGGGCGTCGCGGCGCTCGAAAGGGCGGCCGAAGGGCTGCGCGCGGAGACCGTGGTGCACATCTGTTACGGCTACGGCATCAAGGCGAACACCGACTGGAAGGCGACCCTCGGAGCCGAGTGGCGGCAGTACGAGAAGTCGTTCCCGCTGCTGCAGCGCTCGAGCATCGACACCGTCTCGCTGGAGAGTCACCACTCCCACGTGCCGCTGGAACTCATCGAGCTCATCCGGGGCAAGAAGGTCATGCTCGGAGCCATCGACGTCGCAAGTCACGCGATCGAGACCCCGGAGGAGGTCGCCGACACCCTCCGGAACGCGCTCCGGTTCGTCGACGCGGACAAGCTGATCCCGAGCACGAACTGCGGTATGGCACCGCTGCCTCGTGACGTGTCGAGACAGAAACTGCGTGCGCTCAGCGCCGGTGCGGCTCTCCTGCGGGAAGAACTCGGCGGCACAGCGAGCTGA
- a CDS encoding helix-turn-helix domain-containing protein: MKTPAEHFNDAVGRQLRAEIAASRSSIAAMARTIGTARSALDNYVTGKRAIPVPVVYSICAALGVEPHVLLARAEERLHADDGERSARISVLRRTPNVSGTREDIPEVAFDSRLRHDADTDDLYE; this comes from the coding sequence GTGAAGACACCCGCCGAGCATTTCAACGACGCCGTCGGCCGGCAGCTGCGTGCGGAGATCGCCGCCTCGAGAAGCAGCATCGCCGCCATGGCCCGCACCATCGGTACCGCCCGCAGCGCTCTGGACAACTACGTCACGGGCAAACGGGCCATCCCCGTACCGGTGGTCTATTCGATCTGCGCGGCACTGGGCGTCGAGCCGCACGTGCTCCTGGCCCGAGCGGAAGAACGGCTGCACGCCGACGACGGCGAGCGCTCCGCGCGCATCAGCGTGCTCCGACGCACCCCGAATGTCTCCGGCACACGCGAGGATATCCCCGAGGTCGCCTTCGACTCGCGCCTCCGGCACGACGCCGACACCGACGACCTCTACGAATAG